AAGGATAGAAAATTTCTCTAGTCCTAATGAGGATGCTAATTATCAGGCTGAAAAAGCAAAATTGGCAATTGCATCTGGTGAAATTCAAGGAAAAGGGCCAGGAAAAAGTGTTCAAAAGAATTTTTTACCTCAATCATCTTCAGATTTTATTTATGCAATAATTGTAGAAGAGTTTGGCTCTGCAGGTGGGTTTATGTTAATGATTCTTTATCTTTTATTATTGTTTAGAATTGTGATTGTGGCTACAAAAACGGATACTATTTTCGGTACATTATTAGTGCTCGGTGTTGGTATTCCTATTGTGTTTCAAGCATTAATAAATATGGCTGTTGCTGTAGGTTTATTTCCTGTAACGGGGCAACCATTGCCGTTAATAAGTACCGGTGGAACTTCAATATGGATGACCTGTTTTGCATTAGGCGTTGTGTTAAGTGTAAGTGCTGATAGAGAGGCGAAAATGGCAACCAATAAGAAGATAAATGATGATAACCCTTTAAGTGTACTACATGAAGCAATCGGTTAACATATTGATAAGTGGAGGCGGTACAGGTGGGCACATTTATCCTGCAATAGCGATTGCCAATGAGTTAAAAAAACGCAACGTAAATGCTAAATTTCTATTTGTTGGTGCAAAAGATAGAATGGAGATGGAAAAAGTACCACAGGCGGGTTATGAAATAAAAGGATTGTGGATTACAGGTTTACAGCGAAAGTTAACCTTAAAAAATATGGCTTTTCCATTTAAGCTAATAAGTAGCTTATGGAATGCAAGAAAAATTATTAGAAAATTTAAACCTGATGTGGTTATTGGAACTGGTGGTTTTGCATCAGGACCCACGTTGAAAATGGCTCAAAGTAAAGGGGTGCCAACCTTGGTTCAAGAACAAAATTCGTATCCAGGTATTACCAATAAGTTGTTGGGTAAAAAGGTAAACACGATATGTGTGGCTTATGATGGGTTAGAACGCTTTTTTCCAAAAGATAAAATTGTAAAAACAGGTAATCCTGTAAGGCAAGATTTGATTGAAGTTTCAACCAGTAGAGTGGAAGCACAAGAATATTTTAAAATCAATAAGAATCAAAAAACACTGTTGATTTTAGGAGGCAGTTTGGGAGCAAGAGCGATAAATCAGTTAATTGAAAAAAACATAGAATGGTTAGTAAAACAGCACGTACAAGTATTATGGCAATCAGGAAAATTATATTACCAAGAATACAAAAAGTACCAAAGTTTAGAAGGCGTAGAAGTGCTTGAGTTTATCAATAGAATGGATTATGCATACACTGCAGCGGATATAATTATAAGTAGGGCAGGAGCAAGTTCTATTTCAGAATTATGTATCGTAGGTAAACCAGTAATTTTTATACCCTCACCGAATGTGTCGGAAGACCATCAAACAAAAAATGCGTTAGCGGTTGTAGAAAGGAATGCAGCTATTTTGTTAAAACAAAGTGAGTTGGATGGTTTTGTAAGTGTATTTGAAAGTTTATTGCATGATAGTCATAAACAACAAGAATTAAGTGAGAATATTAAGAAGTTAGCCTTGCCAAAAGCAACGGAGCACATTGCAAACGAAGTAGAAAAATTAATTAATAGTTAGCATGTAATGGATTTAAAGAATATACATAACATTTATTTCATCGGTATCGGCGGAATTGGTATGAGTGCTTTGGCTCGTTTTTTTAATGCCAATAATTTCTTTGTAAGTGGTTATGATAAAACTCCATCTCCTGTTACTAAAGGACTAAATGAATTAGGTATTTCTATTCACTTTGAAGATGATATCAAAGCTATTCCTGAGCAGGTTTTTGATAAAAAAGATACATTAATAGTGTATACACCTGCTATCCCTAAAGATCATGCAGAGTTTAACTATTTTAAGGATCATGGCTATACAATTTATAAACGTTCTGAAATTTTAGGAGCCATTACTAAAAATACCTTTTGTTTTGGTGTAGCGGGTACGCATGGTAAAACAACGACATCAACTATTTTAGGTCATATTTTACACGAAGCAAAGTTAAATGCAACTTCCTTTTTAGGTGGTATTGCTGTGAATTACAATTCAAATCTGATTTTAGGTGGTGATAAGATAAGTGTGGTTGAAGCCGATGAGTTTGATCGTTCATTCTTGCAGTTGTCGCCCAATTTTGCCTGTATTACATCAATGGATGCTGATCATTTAGATATTTATGGTGAAGAGGCAGCGTTGACTCAATCGTTTAACGATTTTGCAAATCTAGTTTCCGATAAATTGTTTATCCGCAAAGGTTTGCCCATTGAAGGAATTACTTATGGAATAGAGGAAGGTGCAGATTATGACGCTAAAAATATAAAAATAGAGAATGGGACTTACATCTTTGATGTGCAGACACCAACAGAATTGTATAAAAATATTGAGATAAATATCCCAGGAAGACATAATGTGCTAAATACTGTGGTTGCTTTGGCAATGGCTGATAGTTACGGAGTTCCGTTGGCTACCATTGCTGAGGCATTAAGGTCTTTTAAAGGGATAAAGCGTAGGTTTAATTATAAAATTAAAACGGATAATTTAGTGTTGATTGATGATTATGCTCATCATCCAACAGAAATAAATGCGGTGGCAGATGCTGTTAGAGAATTGTTTCCATCAGATAAAATACTCGCTGTTTTTCAGCCTCATTTATTCACCAGAACAAGAGACTTTATTGATGATTTTGCAACAAGTTTATCAAAATTTGATGAATTAATTCTTTTGGATATTTATCCGGCAAGAGAAAAGCCAATTGAAGGAGTAACCTCTGAATGGCTATTAGGTAAAATTGACACTCAAAAGAAGCAAATTTCTACAAAAGAAGAAGTTATAAAAAAAATAAAAGCGTCAGATGCTAAGATTATTGTAATGATAGGAGCTGGAGATATAGGAGTATTGGTAGAGGAAGTGTATCAGAACTTTAAAATTGAAACGCAAAACTGAAAATAATGAAAAAATACATACCATTTCTGAAAGGTCTGCTATTGCTGGTTTTTGTGGTGTTTCTATATGGGTTTTCATCATCAAGAAATAAAGCAAAACGAGTAGAAAAGGTGAATGTTACTTTTGAAAATGGAGATAATTTATTCATAACCTACGAAACGGTTAATAAATTGTTAATACAAAATTATGGAAGACTACAAAGTCAGCCAAAAGAAGAATTATTTTTGAACAAATTGGAAGAGACGCTGCTTTCTAATGAAATGGTTGAAAATGCGGAAGTTTTTATTAACGTAGATGGTGAGTTAGGAGCTACCATTAAGCAAAAAAGACCAATTGCAAGAATAAATGAGAATGGATTCGCTTACTATATGGATAGTAATGGCAAAAAAATGCCATTGTCTAAAAGTTATTCTGCTAGGGTTCCAATTATAGAAGGTGTTAAAGAAGGTCAGATTTCTGATGAACTTTTTGAGTTGGCTACAATAATTGATAATGATGACTTCCTTAGAAAGCAAGTTGTAGGTATTGTTCAGCAGCCTAAAAAAGAATTTGTATTAAAGACGAGAGTTGGAAATCAGCAAGTTGAATTGGGAACAATGACCCAATTGGATGAGAAAATAAAAAAATTAAAGGTATTCTATCAAAAGGTAATCAAAGATAAAACCTTAGAAAACTATAAAACTATTAATCTTGAGTACATTAATCAAGTTGTGTGTACAAAAAAATAAATTATGGAAGAAGATAATATAGCCGTAGGACTAGATATTGGAACAACAAAAATTGTTGCCATAATAGGAAAGACGAATGAATATGGAAAGTTAGAAATACTTGGTATGGGTAAGGCCAAAAGTATGGGCGTACATCGTGGTGTAGTTAATAATATTACACAAACCATTCAGTCTATCCAACAAGCAGTTGAGGAAGCTGAAAGTGTTTCAAATCATAAAATAAAGGATGTTGTTGTAGGTATTGCGGGTCAACATATTCGTAGTTTACATCATAGTGATTATATAACAAGATCAAATTCAGAAGAGGTTATTGACGAATCTGATATTGAAAAATTAATCAATCAAGTACATAAATTGGTAATGCTTCCTGGTGAAGAAATTATTCATGTATTGCCACAAGACTATAAAGTGGACGGTCAGGCAGAAATAAAAGCTCCAATTGGTATGTATGGAGCCAGATTAGAAGCCAACTTTCATGTAGTTGTTGGTCAAGTTTCATCGATTAGAAATGTTGGTAGATGTATTAAAAGTGCAGGTTTAGAGCTTTCTAATATTACATTGGAACCGTTAGCATCGTCAGAAGCGGTATTGAGTCAAGAAGAGAAAGAAGCAGGAGTAGCATTAATTGATATAGGTGGTGGTACTACTGATTTAGCAATCTTTAAAGATGGAATTATTAGACATACGGCTGTAATTCCTTTTGGTGGAGGTGTAATTACTGAAGACATAAAAGAAGGGTGTTCAATTATAGAGAAACAAGCTGAATTGTTAAAAACGAAGTTTGGATCGGCATGGCCAGGTGAAAATAAAGAAAATGAAATTGTTTCAATTCCTGGATTACGTGGAAGGGAGCCAAAAGAAATAACATTAAAAAACTTGTCGAAAATTATCCATGCCCGCGTGGTAGAAATTATTGAGCAGGTTTATTTAGAAGTGAAAAATTACGGTCATGAAGAGACCAAAAAGAAATTGATTGCAGGTATTGTCTTAACAGGTGGTGGGGCCGAATTAAAACATATAAAGCAATTAGTAGAATATATTACTGGAATGGATACAAGAATTGGATATCCTAATGAGCATTTAGCAGGTAGTACCGAAGTTGATTTGTCAAGCCCTGCATTTGCAACGGCAGTTGGTTTATTGATGAAAGGATTAGAAGCTAAAAAAAGTGAGATCAGTAAAACAAAGAATAAAGAAGTTGTAGAGCCGCAAACGAATAGTAAAAAATCAATCCCTGTTGAAAAAGTTGACCGCAAATCAATTTTTGAAAAGTGGGCTGATAAGTTTAGAGAGTTTTTAGACAACGCAGAATAGAGCTGATAAAATGTTTTTTACATTTTAATAAAAAAAGAAGAATTATAATATCCCCAAAAAAATAAAACTATGAGTACTGAATTTGAAAATCTTGCTTTTGATTTACCCAAAAATCAATCTAGTGTAATTAAGGTAATTGGTGTTGGTGGTGGTGGTAGTAACGCCGTTAATCACATGTTTAAAAAAGGTGTTGCTGGTATAGATTTTGTGGTTTGTAACACAGACGAACAAGCGTTGCATAACAGTCCTGTTACTAATAAAATACAATTAGGTGTTTCTTTAACGGAAGGTTTAGGAGCTGGGGCTAATCCAGAAGTTGGTGAAGAAGCAGCTATTGAAAGTATAGAAGAGATTAAGGCAATGCTTAGCACTCGTGCAAAAATGGTTTTTATAACTGTTGGTATGGGTGGGGGAACTGGTACTGGAGCAGCTCCTATTATTGCTAAGGTTGCAAAAGAAATGGATTTACTTACTGTTGGGATAGTAACGATACCTTTTTCTTTTGAAGGAAAAATGCGAAATGAACAGGCTCAAAGAGGGATTGAAAAATTGAGCAAACACATTGATTCATTGGTTGTTATTAATAACAATAAATTAAGAGAAGTATATGGTAATTTAGGCTTTAAAGCGGGGTTCTCTAAAGCGGATGAAGTATTGTCTACTGCAGCAATGGGTATTGCAGAGGTAATTACACATCATTACACACAAAATATAGATTTAAAAGATGCTAAAACAGTGCTTTCTAATAGTGGTACTGCCATTATGGGTTCTGCCATAGCAACAGGTCAAAATAGAGCTCAAGAGGCTATTACAAAAGCGTTAGATTCACCATTATTAAATGACAATAAAATTACTGGAGCTAAAAACGTTTTATTATTAATTGTATCTGGAACTACAGAAATTACAATTGATGAAATTGGTGAGATTAACGATTATATTCAGAGTGAAGCGAAGAGTAATGTTGATATTATAATGGGTGTTGGTGAAGATATTGAATTAGGAGAGTCAATAGCAGTAACAATTATTGCAACGGGTTTTAATAAGGAGCAACAGATGGAAATTTCGCATACTGAGGCTCCAAAAATTGTTCATGATTTAGAGCCTGCTAAAGGCCTTAATGAGCCTATTGCGAAACCAAATCCATCACAGCCTATTGTAAAGCATACATTAGAGATAGAGAAAGAAGAAGTTGAGGTTAAGCCAAAGATTACAAATCAAACTCAAACCCCACGAACTATTAATGAAATAGATGTTGTTTATGAAGAAGTTAATGGTGATGATACGTTAGATGATTTTGTAATAAATCAGGTTACTTCAATGGAAGAGGTTAAAGAAGTGGTTCAAGAAACACAAGGAATGCTTTCTTTTGATTTACCATTGACTCCAAAAAAGAAAGTGGAGCCGTTAGAAACTGAAGAAGTTGTAAAACATGCATTGTCAGCTTCAAGTATTAGAGATATAGAAGTTATAGATCCTGAATTTATTGAGCCAACCATCACTTTTGATGGTAAAATAAAGCATGGGTTGGAAAACTTTATGGAAGATGAAGTGAAGCAAAATAGAAAACCAATTTCGGAAGAAGTTAAGGATCAAGAATTAGCTTTTAATATAAGAGTTGAAAAGAAAGATGTTGAAAAAAAGATGTTGAGCTCAGATGAAGAAGAATCTCCCTTAAGTCTTACCATTGAAGAATTACAGAAAAGAGCAGATGATAGAAGAAGAAAAATGAAAAATTTTAATTACAGGTTTACCAATAGACCAAGTAATAATGATGAATATCAAAGTAAACCAGCCTATAAGAGGATGGGCGTAGATTTAGATGATGTAGAACCATCATCAGAGCCTACAGAAAGTAAATCTAGAATATCATTAAGTTCAGATGAGAATGATGATATTCAGTTACGTTCTAATAATTCATATTTGCATGATAATGTGGATTGATTAGTATTTAGTTTTGTTTGTAAAACCCAAAACGATGTTTATCATTGTTTTGGGTTTTTTATTTTCGTCATTTGGTTAAATCTTTCTGTGTTAGGTACAAATTAAAGTTTTAATTCGATGTAATATTAATCGCTGTTTTCTATCTTTGCAGATATAAATTAAAAAAATGAGTTTACAAGATAAAGTAATGGGAAAGCTTAAAGAGGCTATGAAGGCAAAAGATACTGTTGCCTTAGAATCTTTAAGAGCTATAAAATCCGCGATATTAATAGCTCAAACGGAATCAGGAGCTAAGCAAGAGTTGACAGAAGATGAAGAGTTGAAATTAGTGCAAAAATTAGTGAAGCAACGAAAAGATAGTGCCACACTTTATCAAGAACAAGGAAGAGCAGATTTAGCAGATCCTGAATTGGCACAAGTTGCTGTAATTGAGAAATTTTTACCAGAACAAATGAGCGAAGAAGAACTTCAAAAGGTTGTTGCTGGCATTGTTGAAAAAGTAGGAGCTACTTCAATGAAAGATATGGGCAAGGTAATGGGAATGGTTTCAAAAGAGTTAGCAGGTAAAGCAGATGGTAAAGCAATTTCTAATGTTGTAAAGAGTTTATTAAGTTAAAATAGAATAGAACAATAATAACGGCCTCGTAGTTCAACTGAATAGAATATCAGATTTCGGCTCTGAGGGTTACAGGTTTGAATCCTGTCGAGGTCACGAATAAATAAAAAATCCAAATGGTAAATCAAGCTCGCTTGAATTTACGAGTTTGGATTTTTTATTTTCAATCCAGAACCGTTGGGAGAAGCTTTGTCAGGATGACCGAAGGTAATCCTATATAATAGCATAAACTATGTGTTTTGTCATTGTGTTATTGTTCAATCCATGGGTAGGAGGGTTTCAGTTAGGACTGCCTAAGCCACTCCTTTAGAGTTTAAATTTCATTGAAAAGACTCCCTATATTTTATGAGGTAACTCCCTTGTGATTTTAAGAATGGTCTTTTATTCTTTATTTAAAATATCTTTTACTGACATTTCATTATCTTTTTGATCAACGATTGAACCAAAATCTTTATCAGTTATTACTCTAAATTCGTCCAATGACTTATTGTTTTCATACTTTTTCATTAAACCTGTTAGTTGTATTTTTAAATCGGAAATAGTATTTGAGTAGGCCTCGTCATTTATAATGTTATTCATTTGTTGAGGGTCTTTTTCTAAATCGTACAATTCCCAAAGATCTATATTGTAATAAAAATGTGCTAAAGTATAATTTTGAGTTCTTATACCGTAATGTGGTTGAACATGATGCCAATACGGAAATTCATAATAATGATAATACATAGCCTGTTGCCAATCTTTCGGTGTATTACCCATCAAAATAGATTTGAAACTTTTACCTTGCATTTTTTGTTCGGTATTAATATTTGCTAAATCTAATAATGTTGGAGCAAAATCAATATTTGTTATAATATCTTCATTTATAGTTTTTGATTTAACTTTTTTAGGATATTTAACTATAAATGGCATTCGCAATGATTCTTCATAAATAAAACGCTTGTCAAAAAAGCCATGGTCACCTAGGTAAAAACCTTGATCTGAAGTCAAAACAATAATTGTATTTTCTGTTAAATTATTTTCGTCTAAATAGTCTAATATTCGTCCAACATTATCATCAACGGATTTTACACAGGCCAAATAATCTTTAATATAGGTCTGGTAACGCCATTTTTTACCTTCATGTGCCGACATTCCTTTCGGTTGAACTATTTCTTCTTTTTTTGCCCCATAAAAGGCCCAAGCAAGTTTTTCTTTACCTGTTAAATTTTTAGGTTCAACGTATTTCATATCTCTTCGTGAGAAATAATCCATGGTCATTTCAGTATCACCAGCCGTTTTCTCACGCCCTTTATAATCGTCATCAAAGGTAGCTGGGTAGGGCATTTCAATATCTTCCCATAGTTGTTCGTATTTAGATTCTGGTTGCCAAGATCGGTGTGGTGCTTTGTATTGTAAAAGCATCATAAAAGGAGCTTCTTTTTTTCTCCCTGATTCGAGCCAGTTTATGGCAAAGTCAGTGCTTAAGTTGGTTGCATAACCTTTTTCTTTGATGTCTTTACCATTTTCATTATAAATAGGATCCCAATAATTACCTTGCTGACCCGCTGAATTATGATATTTATAATCATCAAACCCTTGTGGTTCAGTTCCTAAATGCCACTTGCCAAATAAGCTTGTTTGGTATCCGTTTTTTTGAAATTCTTGTGGAAACGTCCATTGACTTTTATCAAATTTACCACCACTTTCATTTTTATAATAGCCATTTTTATTGCTGTAATTACCTGTTAAAATTGAGGCACGTGATGGGCCGCAAATAGCATTTGTGCATAAGACGTCTTGAAATAACATACCTTCGTCGGCAAGTCTATCTATATTTGGTGTAGGAGCAATGTCTTTATAAATTCCACCGTAAGCACTAATGGCTTGTGTGGTTAAATCATCTGCCATGATGTAGATGATATTTGGTTGAATGCTCTCAAGCTCTTTCGTTTCATTTACAGCTTGAGTTTTATTCGCTTCTTTACAAGAAGTCATCATGATTAAACAAACAAATAATATCTTAATCGCTTTTAGCATTTGACTTTTTTTTTATTAGGATTGTTTATGTTTTATTATCGCTCTCTATATTATATCTATTCAGATTACAAATAGGTTTAACACGTAATTTGTACTGTAGTAATTTTCAGAAGAGGCTAAACAAAGTTATGAATTAATGAGCAACAGCACCATTACTTTCAACCTTAAAAATGGCTTTCTTTATTATAAAGTAATTCAATTATGAAGAACTATTTATTTCATTTCAATGTGATGTGTTAATTATCGGCTTAAATATAGTATTAACTTGTAATGATATTTCAGGACTAGACACACTAAAGAGATTGGGTTAAGGTCATAAACAATTTGTTCACGCAGTCTTAATACTAGTTCCTTCACTAGGCATGGCTTCAAAAGCCGTGAGTTTAATTTTGTATTTGTCAAAATAAGCTTTTGAAGCTTCTTTGATAAAAGAGGCTACAGCATCTTGATGAATAATATTTATCGTGCATCCACCAAAACCACCACCCATCATTCGGGCTCCAATAACTTCGTCATAATTTCTAGAAAAATCAACTAGGAAATCTAATTCAGGACAACTCACTTCATATAAATTCTGTAAGCCTTCATGCGTTTTATACATATTTTCACCGAGCTTATGTAAAAGTGATTTTTTTAATGCTGCTACAGTGTTTAAGACACGTTCTTTTTCTTCAACTACATAGGTACATCTTTTGAAAATAACCTCAGAAAGTTCGTTTTTAAACTCGTTTAGCATAGTGCTAGAAACATCACGTAAAGAATGAACGTCTGGATATCTTTTCTTAATAATTTTTACACCTTCTTCACATTGACTTCTTCTAACATTATATTCTCCAGAAGCCAAATTATGTGACACATTTGTATTTAATAGCAAGATTTTAAAGGGTTCTATTTTAATAGGGACATATTCAAAATCTAAAGATTGACAATCGAGAAGAATCACATGGTCTTTCTTGCTCATAACAGATGCAAATTGATCCATTATACCACATTTGGTTCCTACATAATTATGCTCTGCACGTTGAGACAATTCTACAATGGTTAGTTTTGATAACTTCAAATCAAACAATTCATTCAAGCCAAAAGCCAACCCACATTCTAAAGCTGCTGATGAACTTATTCCTGAACCAACTGGAATATCACTATCTAATACGC
The nucleotide sequence above comes from Aureibaculum algae. Encoded proteins:
- a CDS encoding GatB/YqeY domain-containing protein, with translation MSLQDKVMGKLKEAMKAKDTVALESLRAIKSAILIAQTESGAKQELTEDEELKLVQKLVKQRKDSATLYQEQGRADLADPELAQVAVIEKFLPEQMSEEELQKVVAGIVEKVGATSMKDMGKVMGMVSKELAGKADGKAISNVVKSLLS
- the ftsZ gene encoding cell division protein FtsZ, whose amino-acid sequence is MSTEFENLAFDLPKNQSSVIKVIGVGGGGSNAVNHMFKKGVAGIDFVVCNTDEQALHNSPVTNKIQLGVSLTEGLGAGANPEVGEEAAIESIEEIKAMLSTRAKMVFITVGMGGGTGTGAAPIIAKVAKEMDLLTVGIVTIPFSFEGKMRNEQAQRGIEKLSKHIDSLVVINNNKLREVYGNLGFKAGFSKADEVLSTAAMGIAEVITHHYTQNIDLKDAKTVLSNSGTAIMGSAIATGQNRAQEAITKALDSPLLNDNKITGAKNVLLLIVSGTTEITIDEIGEINDYIQSEAKSNVDIIMGVGEDIELGESIAVTIIATGFNKEQQMEISHTEAPKIVHDLEPAKGLNEPIAKPNPSQPIVKHTLEIEKEEVEVKPKITNQTQTPRTINEIDVVYEEVNGDDTLDDFVINQVTSMEEVKEVVQETQGMLSFDLPLTPKKKVEPLETEEVVKHALSASSIRDIEVIDPEFIEPTITFDGKIKHGLENFMEDEVKQNRKPISEEVKDQELAFNIRVEKKDVEKKMLSSDEEESPLSLTIEELQKRADDRRRKMKNFNYRFTNRPSNNDEYQSKPAYKRMGVDLDDVEPSSEPTESKSRISLSSDENDDIQLRSNNSYLHDNVD
- the ftsA gene encoding cell division protein FtsA, which gives rise to MEEDNIAVGLDIGTTKIVAIIGKTNEYGKLEILGMGKAKSMGVHRGVVNNITQTIQSIQQAVEEAESVSNHKIKDVVVGIAGQHIRSLHHSDYITRSNSEEVIDESDIEKLINQVHKLVMLPGEEIIHVLPQDYKVDGQAEIKAPIGMYGARLEANFHVVVGQVSSIRNVGRCIKSAGLELSNITLEPLASSEAVLSQEEKEAGVALIDIGGGTTDLAIFKDGIIRHTAVIPFGGGVITEDIKEGCSIIEKQAELLKTKFGSAWPGENKENEIVSIPGLRGREPKEITLKNLSKIIHARVVEIIEQVYLEVKNYGHEETKKKLIAGIVLTGGGAELKHIKQLVEYITGMDTRIGYPNEHLAGSTEVDLSSPAFATAVGLLMKGLEAKKSEISKTKNKEVVEPQTNSKKSIPVEKVDRKSIFEKWADKFREFLDNAE
- a CDS encoding sulfatase family protein, translating into MLKAIKILFVCLIMMTSCKEANKTQAVNETKELESIQPNIIYIMADDLTTQAISAYGGIYKDIAPTPNIDRLADEGMLFQDVLCTNAICGPSRASILTGNYSNKNGYYKNESGGKFDKSQWTFPQEFQKNGYQTSLFGKWHLGTEPQGFDDYKYHNSAGQQGNYWDPIYNENGKDIKEKGYATNLSTDFAINWLESGRKKEAPFMMLLQYKAPHRSWQPESKYEQLWEDIEMPYPATFDDDYKGREKTAGDTEMTMDYFSRRDMKYVEPKNLTGKEKLAWAFYGAKKEEIVQPKGMSAHEGKKWRYQTYIKDYLACVKSVDDNVGRILDYLDENNLTENTIIVLTSDQGFYLGDHGFFDKRFIYEESLRMPFIVKYPKKVKSKTINEDIITNIDFAPTLLDLANINTEQKMQGKSFKSILMGNTPKDWQQAMYYHYYEFPYWHHVQPHYGIRTQNYTLAHFYYNIDLWELYDLEKDPQQMNNIINDEAYSNTISDLKIQLTGLMKKYENNKSLDEFRVITDKDFGSIVDQKDNEMSVKDILNKE
- a CDS encoding cell division protein FtsQ/DivIB, coding for MKKYIPFLKGLLLLVFVVFLYGFSSSRNKAKRVEKVNVTFENGDNLFITYETVNKLLIQNYGRLQSQPKEELFLNKLEETLLSNEMVENAEVFINVDGELGATIKQKRPIARINENGFAYYMDSNGKKMPLSKSYSARVPIIEGVKEGQISDELFELATIIDNDDFLRKQVVGIVQQPKKEFVLKTRVGNQQVELGTMTQLDEKIKKLKVFYQKVIKDKTLENYKTINLEYINQVVCTKK
- the galK gene encoding galactokinase, yielding MKEIEFNASNWDLIIDSPGRINIIGEHTDYNHGFVLPTAIDKKIQFKFNKNGSLNTCNIHSNNFNTGFSFELDSVAKSEKQWENYVLGVIYEIQQLSDQLQGFDCVLDSDIPVGSGISSSAALECGLAFGLNELFDLKLSKLTIVELSQRAEHNYVGTKCGIMDQFASVMSKKDHVILLDCQSLDFEYVPIKIEPFKILLLNTNVSHNLASGEYNVRRSQCEEGVKIIKKRYPDVHSLRDVSSTMLNEFKNELSEVIFKRCTYVVEEKERVLNTVAALKKSLLHKLGENMYKTHEGLQNLYEVSCPELDFLVDFSRNYDEVIGARMMGGGFGGCTINIIHQDAVASFIKEASKAYFDKYKIKLTAFEAMPSEGTSIKTA
- the murG gene encoding undecaprenyldiphospho-muramoylpentapeptide beta-N-acetylglucosaminyltransferase: MKQSVNILISGGGTGGHIYPAIAIANELKKRNVNAKFLFVGAKDRMEMEKVPQAGYEIKGLWITGLQRKLTLKNMAFPFKLISSLWNARKIIRKFKPDVVIGTGGFASGPTLKMAQSKGVPTLVQEQNSYPGITNKLLGKKVNTICVAYDGLERFFPKDKIVKTGNPVRQDLIEVSTSRVEAQEYFKINKNQKTLLILGGSLGARAINQLIEKNIEWLVKQHVQVLWQSGKLYYQEYKKYQSLEGVEVLEFINRMDYAYTAADIIISRAGASSISELCIVGKPVIFIPSPNVSEDHQTKNALAVVERNAAILLKQSELDGFVSVFESLLHDSHKQQELSENIKKLALPKATEHIANEVEKLINS
- the murC gene encoding UDP-N-acetylmuramate--L-alanine ligase, with the translated sequence MDLKNIHNIYFIGIGGIGMSALARFFNANNFFVSGYDKTPSPVTKGLNELGISIHFEDDIKAIPEQVFDKKDTLIVYTPAIPKDHAEFNYFKDHGYTIYKRSEILGAITKNTFCFGVAGTHGKTTTSTILGHILHEAKLNATSFLGGIAVNYNSNLILGGDKISVVEADEFDRSFLQLSPNFACITSMDADHLDIYGEEAALTQSFNDFANLVSDKLFIRKGLPIEGITYGIEEGADYDAKNIKIENGTYIFDVQTPTELYKNIEINIPGRHNVLNTVVALAMADSYGVPLATIAEALRSFKGIKRRFNYKIKTDNLVLIDDYAHHPTEINAVADAVRELFPSDKILAVFQPHLFTRTRDFIDDFATSLSKFDELILLDIYPAREKPIEGVTSEWLLGKIDTQKKQISTKEEVIKKIKASDAKIIVMIGAGDIGVLVEEVYQNFKIETQN